Proteins found in one Paenibacillus borealis genomic segment:
- a CDS encoding TetR/AcrR family transcriptional regulator, translating to MSTRVNPIAQRSKKWLSDALIDLLQEKPYSNITITEICDKAELVRKTFYRNFTSKEAVLIEIIDLMFQDFFKYISDQNLGPHDMPLAYFTFWEKHKVFLHILIQNQLYGLLNDQYVIYLEAMEHIIGTKREYHSELEKDYMRTMMAAGLWSILKKWIIRDCKESKEEMAKMTLDFFDIE from the coding sequence ATGTCTACTCGCGTTAATCCTATTGCGCAACGATCAAAGAAATGGTTAAGCGATGCTTTAATTGATCTTTTACAAGAGAAACCCTATAGCAATATCACGATTACAGAGATTTGTGATAAAGCTGAACTTGTTAGGAAAACCTTTTACCGCAACTTCACATCCAAGGAAGCTGTCCTCATCGAAATCATTGATTTGATGTTTCAAGATTTTTTTAAATATATTAGTGATCAAAACTTAGGACCTCATGACATGCCCCTTGCCTATTTCACATTTTGGGAAAAACATAAAGTTTTTCTGCATATTTTAATCCAAAATCAATTATATGGACTTCTTAACGACCAATACGTTATTTACTTAGAAGCGATGGAACATATCATAGGTACTAAGCGAGAGTATCATAGCGAATTAGAAAAAGATTATATGAGAACGATGATGGCTGCAGGGTTATGGAGTATATTGAAAAAATGGATTATACGCGATTGTAAGGAATCTAAAGAAGAAATGGCTAAAATGACACTTGATTTTTTTGATATAGAGTAA
- a CDS encoding IS3 family transposase codes for MNHRRTKEKLQELSPVEYRLQSLKAA; via the coding sequence ATGAATCATCGAAGAACTAAAGAAAAGCTCCAAGAATTGTCTCCAGTAGAATACCGGCTACAGTCCTTGAAGGCAGCTTAA
- a CDS encoding NAD(P)H-dependent oxidoreductase: MKVLIIFDHPYTAKASENIPHQRSYSAALLASITRGLHSGGHEVDLIDLHADGFNPVMSAEELSAWRQKKTLDPLVKDYQKRLSAAEHIIFLFPIWWESMPASTKGFLDKVFVKGIIYEEPKKSRPFVNQLKKLKGVSLLTVMATPGFLYRWIFGNPITKILFRGTFRKMGFHKLKWYNYAGMDGRTLQVRTKALEKTEKRFASL; the protein is encoded by the coding sequence ATGAAAGTACTCATTATATTTGACCATCCTTACACAGCGAAGGCTTCTGAGAATATTCCTCATCAGAGAAGCTATTCAGCAGCATTATTGGCTTCAATTACTAGAGGTCTTCATTCCGGTGGGCACGAAGTAGATCTCATTGACTTGCACGCAGATGGATTTAATCCTGTGATGTCAGCGGAAGAACTATCGGCGTGGAGACAAAAGAAAACCCTCGACCCTCTTGTAAAAGATTATCAAAAAAGATTGTCTGCAGCGGAACATATCATTTTTCTTTTCCCAATTTGGTGGGAATCGATGCCTGCATCAACAAAAGGGTTTTTAGATAAAGTGTTTGTTAAAGGAATCATTTATGAGGAACCTAAAAAAAGTAGACCCTTTGTTAACCAGTTAAAAAAGCTTAAGGGAGTATCACTATTAACAGTAATGGCCACCCCAGGGTTCTTATACAGATGGATATTTGGTAATCCCATTACTAAAATACTATTTCGTGGCACATTTCGGAAAATGGGGTTTCACAAGCTGAAGTGGTATAACTATGCTGGTATGGATGGTCGTACACTACAAGTTAGAACGAAAGCTTTAGAAAAAACAGAGAAACGCTTTGCATCACTCTAA
- the groES gene encoding co-chaperone GroES yields the protein MIKPLGERVLVEPSEQEQTTSFGIVLPDSSKEKPQEGTIIAVGSGALKDGVRVALEVKEGDRVLFSKYAGTEIKYEGKEYLIMKESDIHAILD from the coding sequence ATGATTAAACCACTAGGTGAACGCGTATTGGTAGAACCAAGCGAGCAAGAGCAAACCACTTCTTTCGGGATCGTGCTTCCGGACTCTTCCAAGGAGAAACCGCAAGAAGGCACAATTATCGCTGTAGGCAGCGGAGCTTTGAAAGACGGAGTACGTGTAGCGCTGGAAGTTAAAGAAGGCGACCGTGTGCTTTTCTCGAAATATGCCGGAACTGAAATCAAATACGAAGGCAAAGAATATCTGATTATGAAAGAAAGCGACATTCACGCAATTCTTGACTAG
- a CDS encoding ATP-binding protein — MNPALLDELLYLAALPLIPVILHSFFNHCFRCRVQSGTLLILIYTLYPGAHLLLHHSALPDTVLLAANTGLILCLSLLYQGGFKWRIYAALFISALIVLGDGVIPLAYTDTGYRISLLLSKLLMLLLVFLLRRLVKGDGSGHLAGWLWSLLFLCPVLSIAALLQLSNHPFFQLYPQLFPVVPALLLAINFLIFVLSDRVMGIQSERSLRLLLEQQNSYYVNQYHRNREFQEEAFKFRHDFNNILLGLRASIHSGEETASASAAELDALLGWTGQSADYCHTGNPVIDSILDYKQRNAAAEGIGFRLDLHLPPRLSLDTPVISVILGNALDNAIEAARQVNPVPDRYIAVHMHYLNNSLFMRIQNPYSHVIVKNTRGDIVTTKPDKRSHGIGLQNIRTTIENAGGLFHILYSDNLFQLELVLFQIESV, encoded by the coding sequence TTGAACCCCGCACTCTTGGATGAACTCCTGTATCTCGCTGCTCTGCCGCTGATTCCGGTCATCCTTCATTCATTCTTCAACCACTGCTTCCGCTGCCGTGTGCAATCGGGTACACTTCTCATTCTGATCTACACCTTGTATCCGGGTGCCCACCTCCTGCTGCATCACAGCGCACTCCCGGACACCGTTCTGCTCGCAGCGAATACCGGACTTATTCTATGTCTCTCTCTGCTTTACCAGGGCGGTTTCAAGTGGCGGATATACGCTGCCTTATTTATATCCGCATTGATCGTTCTCGGAGATGGTGTAATACCGCTGGCCTACACGGACACCGGTTACAGGATAAGCCTGCTGCTCTCCAAGCTGCTTATGCTGCTGCTCGTCTTCCTGCTGCGGCGGCTGGTCAAAGGGGATGGCAGCGGTCATCTGGCCGGCTGGTTATGGTCCCTATTGTTTCTCTGCCCTGTTCTTAGTATTGCTGCACTGCTGCAGCTGTCCAATCACCCGTTCTTCCAGCTCTATCCGCAGCTGTTCCCGGTGGTCCCGGCCTTGCTGCTGGCCATTAACTTCCTGATCTTTGTGCTCAGTGACCGCGTAATGGGCATTCAGTCTGAACGGAGCCTGCGCCTGCTGCTGGAGCAGCAGAACAGCTATTATGTGAATCAGTATCACAGAAACCGCGAATTTCAGGAGGAAGCCTTCAAATTCCGTCATGATTTCAATAATATCCTGCTGGGCCTGCGTGCCAGTATCCACAGCGGGGAAGAAACAGCTTCCGCTTCCGCTGCGGAGCTGGATGCGCTGCTTGGCTGGACCGGGCAATCCGCAGACTACTGCCATACCGGCAATCCGGTGATTGATTCCATCCTTGATTATAAGCAGCGGAATGCGGCTGCTGAGGGTATTGGTTTCCGCCTGGATCTCCATCTTCCACCACGGCTTAGTCTCGATACCCCTGTCATCAGTGTTATTCTGGGGAACGCCCTGGATAATGCGATTGAAGCAGCCCGTCAGGTGAACCCGGTGCCGGACCGGTACATCGCCGTACATATGCATTATTTGAACAACAGCTTATTTATGCGGATACAGAATCCTTACTCCCATGTTATTGTCAAAAACACACGCGGGGATATTGTGACCACGAAGCCCGATAAGCGTTCCCATGGCATTGGACTCCAAAATATCCGCACAACTATAGAGAACGCCGGAGGATTGTTTCATATCTTGTACAGTGACAATCTGTTTCAGCTGGAGCTGGTGCTTTTTCAGATTGAATCTGTTTAA
- a CDS encoding ABC transporter permease: protein MRNLWRAEIYFLRKDLAFKSVTAAFALASFVLVLIMGSKGGYALSNYAEPLQTAASFSILFYLVIPLHACFFSTEGFEHGSVQNIIASGQSRAKYFTAKYVLELLAVLGWLLEFYGLFYLFSLAAALFTGAPIGHSGWAADAAAGLEAFGLNLLYLAAYCAAVMMLGMLIRITASAVVAAFFFIFGNFLLAGYLKDSSSAILRTVSGHSLMTQILKFSGMYVEHSQRIVLSGAADYRRALWIPAVWIVLCLSAALVSLEKKDIHI from the coding sequence ATGAGAAATCTATGGAGGGCTGAAATCTATTTCCTGCGCAAGGACCTGGCGTTCAAAAGCGTCACGGCCGCATTCGCCCTGGCCAGCTTCGTGCTCGTTCTGATAATGGGCAGCAAAGGAGGCTATGCCTTAAGCAACTATGCGGAGCCGCTCCAGACGGCTGCTTCCTTCTCCATTCTGTTCTATCTGGTCATTCCGCTGCATGCCTGCTTCTTCTCTACGGAAGGCTTTGAGCATGGCTCAGTACAGAATATAATCGCCTCAGGCCAGAGCAGGGCGAAATATTTCACCGCTAAATATGTGTTGGAGCTGCTTGCAGTGCTAGGCTGGCTGCTGGAATTCTACGGCCTGTTCTATCTGTTCTCTCTCGCGGCTGCCCTGTTCACGGGTGCCCCCATCGGTCATTCAGGTTGGGCGGCAGATGCAGCAGCCGGTCTGGAGGCGTTTGGCCTGAATCTGCTCTATCTGGCGGCTTATTGTGCCGCAGTCATGATGCTGGGAATGCTGATCCGTATAACGGCCTCGGCTGTGGTGGCGGCTTTTTTCTTTATTTTTGGCAACTTTCTGCTCGCAGGGTATCTCAAGGACTCATCCTCAGCCATACTGCGTACAGTTTCCGGGCATTCCCTGATGACGCAGATTCTGAAATTCTCGGGGATGTATGTCGAGCATTCACAGCGAATCGTTCTGTCAGGAGCGGCAGATTACAGGCGTGCGCTGTGGATTCCGGCTGTATGGATTGTTCTATGTCTGAGTGCAGCGCTGGTCTCTTTGGAGAAAAAAGATATTCATATATAA
- a CDS encoding ABC transporter ATP-binding protein: MTALVFEAQGLSKQYPSGCALDKLSMRIEAGDVYGFVGENGAGKTTLMKMIGGLVHPTGGKMALFGEQGKTELIAARRRIGFLIERPSLYPQMSAQENLGFYSRIFGIRDKSRTAEVLQIVGLSEAGPKRTGEYSLGMRQRLGIAIALLNRPDFLVLDEPVNGLDPAGIVEIRRILEQLAHEQGVTILISSHILSELQLLAGKYGFIHQGRLVKEIDAAELLQSARTMICITTSDPATAADMLKRELEREDITINRKGQIEIPRDTVNLEQLMSALVQLGIPVDGFNLAAPNLEHYYMDLIGGGGR; this comes from the coding sequence GTGACGGCACTGGTGTTTGAGGCGCAGGGATTATCGAAGCAATACCCCTCGGGGTGCGCGCTGGATAAGCTCAGCATGAGAATTGAGGCGGGGGATGTGTACGGATTCGTCGGGGAGAACGGGGCGGGTAAAACTACGCTGATGAAAATGATCGGCGGGCTGGTACACCCGACAGGCGGGAAGATGGCATTGTTCGGAGAGCAGGGCAAAACGGAGCTGATTGCGGCCAGACGCCGTATAGGCTTCCTGATCGAACGGCCTTCACTGTACCCGCAGATGAGTGCGCAGGAGAATCTGGGCTTCTATAGCCGGATCTTTGGAATCCGGGACAAGAGCAGAACCGCTGAAGTGCTGCAGATTGTAGGCCTTAGTGAGGCCGGGCCGAAGCGAACCGGGGAATATTCGCTTGGCATGCGGCAGCGGCTGGGTATTGCCATTGCACTGCTGAACCGGCCGGATTTCCTGGTGCTGGACGAGCCGGTCAACGGACTGGATCCGGCGGGGATCGTGGAGATCCGGCGGATTCTGGAGCAGCTGGCCCATGAGCAGGGTGTAACGATCCTTATCTCCAGCCATATTCTGAGTGAGCTGCAGCTGCTGGCCGGCAAATATGGCTTCATTCATCAAGGGAGACTTGTGAAAGAGATCGATGCTGCTGAATTGCTGCAGTCTGCCCGGACGATGATCTGTATCACAACCTCCGATCCGGCAACCGCAGCCGATATGCTGAAGCGGGAGCTGGAGCGCGAAGATATCACTATCAACCGGAAGGGGCAGATTGAGATTCCCAGGGACACGGTGAATTTGGAGCAGCTGATGTCAGCTCTTGTGCAGCTGGGGATCCCGGTTGACGGATTTAACCTGGCGGCTCCGAATCTTGAACATTATTATATGGATCTGATCGGGGGCGGCGGAAGATGA
- the groL gene encoding chaperonin GroEL (60 kDa chaperone family; promotes refolding of misfolded polypeptides especially under stressful conditions; forms two stacked rings of heptamers to form a barrel-shaped 14mer; ends can be capped by GroES; misfolded proteins enter the barrel where they are refolded when GroES binds) has protein sequence MAKEIKFSEDARRAMLRGVDALANAVKVTLGPKGRNVVLEKKFGSPLITNDGVTIAKEIELEDAFENMGAQLVKEVATKTNDVAGDGTTTATVLAQAMIREGLKNVTAGANPMVMRKGIDKAVKAAVLELQRISKPIEDSQSIAQVAAISAADEEVGQLIAEAMEKVGKDGVITVEESRGFLTELEVVEGMQFDRGYISPYMITDTDKMEAVLENPYILITDKKISSTQEILPLLEKIVQQARPLVIIAEDIEGEAQAMLIVNKLRGTFNAVAVKAPGFGDRREAMLQDIAALTGGQVITEKLGLDLKSTSIEQLGNARQVRVTKENTTIVDGSGDKADINARVSQIRSQLEETTSEFDKEKLQERLAKLAGGVAVVKVGAATETELKERKLRIEDALNATRAAVEEGIVSGGGTALVNVYAAVAAVVAEGDERTGVNLVLRALEEPVRTIAANAGQEGSVIVDRLKKEAVGIGYNAATDEWVNMFEAGIVDPAKVTRYALQNAASVAAMFLTTEAVIADKPEPEKGGMPDMGGMGGMGGMM, from the coding sequence ATGGCAAAAGAAATTAAATTCAGTGAAGATGCACGCCGTGCAATGCTGCGCGGGGTTGATGCTTTGGCAAATGCGGTTAAAGTTACACTCGGACCTAAAGGCCGCAACGTGGTGCTTGAGAAGAAATTCGGCAGCCCGCTAATCACTAATGATGGTGTTACCATCGCCAAAGAAATCGAGCTTGAAGATGCATTTGAGAACATGGGCGCGCAGCTTGTTAAAGAAGTTGCTACCAAAACTAACGATGTAGCCGGTGACGGTACTACAACTGCAACAGTTCTGGCTCAAGCCATGATCCGCGAAGGTCTGAAGAACGTTACTGCAGGCGCTAACCCTATGGTTATGCGTAAAGGTATCGACAAAGCGGTTAAAGCTGCTGTTCTTGAACTGCAGAGAATTTCCAAGCCTATCGAAGATTCCCAGTCTATCGCACAAGTAGCTGCTATCTCTGCTGCTGACGAAGAAGTAGGCCAACTGATTGCTGAAGCTATGGAAAAAGTCGGCAAAGACGGCGTTATCACCGTTGAAGAATCCCGCGGATTCCTGACTGAGCTTGAAGTGGTAGAAGGTATGCAGTTCGACCGCGGTTACATTTCCCCGTACATGATTACAGATACGGACAAAATGGAAGCTGTTCTGGAGAACCCGTACATCCTGATCACTGACAAGAAGATCAGCAGCACTCAGGAAATTCTTCCTTTGCTTGAGAAGATCGTTCAACAGGCGCGTCCGCTGGTGATCATCGCTGAAGATATCGAAGGCGAAGCTCAGGCGATGCTGATCGTGAACAAACTGCGCGGAACGTTCAATGCTGTAGCGGTTAAAGCTCCTGGATTCGGCGACCGCCGTGAAGCTATGCTGCAGGATATCGCTGCTCTGACAGGCGGCCAAGTGATCACTGAGAAGCTTGGACTGGATCTGAAAAGCACTTCCATCGAGCAACTGGGTAACGCACGTCAAGTGCGCGTAACCAAAGAGAACACTACAATCGTAGACGGAAGCGGCGACAAGGCTGACATCAACGCACGCGTAAGCCAAATCCGTTCCCAGCTGGAAGAAACAACTTCCGAATTCGACAAAGAAAAACTGCAGGAGCGTCTGGCTAAACTGGCTGGCGGCGTAGCCGTTGTCAAAGTCGGTGCTGCTACTGAAACTGAACTTAAAGAGCGCAAGCTCCGCATCGAAGATGCCCTGAACGCAACCCGCGCTGCGGTTGAAGAAGGTATCGTATCCGGTGGGGGTACAGCTCTTGTGAACGTATATGCTGCTGTAGCTGCTGTTGTAGCTGAAGGCGACGAAAGAACAGGGGTTAACCTCGTGCTGCGCGCACTGGAAGAACCTGTCCGCACCATCGCTGCTAACGCAGGCCAGGAAGGTTCCGTTATCGTGGACCGTCTGAAAAAAGAAGCTGTAGGTATCGGCTATAACGCTGCTACCGATGAGTGGGTAAATATGTTCGAAGCGGGTATCGTTGACCCTGCCAAGGTAACACGTTATGCTCTGCAGAACGCTGCTTCTGTAGCTGCAATGTTCCTGACCACTGAAGCTGTTATCGCTGACAAGCCAGAACCGGAAAAGGGCGGAATGCCTGATATGGGCGGAATGGGCGGAATGGGCGGCATGATGTAA
- a CDS encoding LytR/AlgR family response regulator transcription factor: protein MIHIAVCDDDPRMAGEVEHLILAAGKSSSEKIEISLYYSGESFTRALKDGCCFDIIYMDIELGGLDGITAGQILREDDINDPVQLIYISSYEQYHVQLFDLRPSGFIKKPVEPELFKRKLEQALHKTIRTRGQNRMNFLAVQQKGQELRIPYREILYLESSIRKITLVTRDGLLQYYGKLREEEQKLPVSHFVRIHQSYIVNFYSVKAISAKKIVLVNGRELPVSDKHSQSVRKAYLNFRGEMA, encoded by the coding sequence ATGATTCATATCGCGGTCTGTGATGATGACCCCCGTATGGCCGGAGAGGTAGAACACCTGATCTTGGCTGCCGGGAAGAGTTCGAGTGAGAAAATTGAAATTTCATTGTACTATTCGGGAGAAAGCTTCACCCGGGCCCTTAAGGACGGCTGCTGCTTTGACATCATTTATATGGATATTGAGCTGGGGGGACTGGATGGAATTACGGCGGGGCAGATCCTGCGGGAAGACGACATCAATGATCCGGTACAGCTCATTTACATATCAAGCTATGAACAATATCATGTGCAGCTGTTTGATCTGCGCCCGTCAGGCTTCATTAAGAAGCCGGTGGAGCCGGAGCTGTTCAAGCGGAAGCTCGAGCAAGCCTTACATAAAACCATCCGCACCAGGGGACAGAACCGGATGAATTTCCTTGCGGTGCAGCAAAAAGGCCAGGAATTGCGGATTCCATACCGGGAGATTCTCTATTTGGAGAGCAGCATCAGAAAAATCACGCTTGTTACCAGGGACGGCCTGCTGCAGTATTACGGCAAGCTGAGGGAAGAAGAGCAAAAGCTGCCCGTCAGCCATTTTGTGCGGATTCATCAGTCCTATATTGTGAATTTCTATTCGGTTAAAGCAATCAGCGCCAAAAAAATAGTACTGGTTAACGGCCGGGAACTGCCGGTCAGTGACAAACACAGCCAATCTGTACGGAAGGCTTATCTGAACTTCAGGGGGGAGATGGCTTGA
- a CDS encoding LysR family transcriptional regulator — protein sequence MTIVQLQVFAAAAKYNSFTKAAEGLAFTQSAVSQMIQSLEKELGVLLFHRSHQGIVLTRDGENMLKHAELIVRTEQIMKEEALLSAELQTGNLRIGAAPDIACRFIPELTASFKQSFPKVELVLFEGDSQEINHWISSGIIDVGVTMFPEPQLCTVPLITGEMVVILPENHPLGQEGSLSLEQLRERRFIMPGDRDLQKLILSGYSCIHTTIEVKDIHTIQAMVQEGLGVSILPDFYISRRIPKLSVIPLKPSIQQGIMFAVNNHDCVSALAREFIRNSLEDIRTMGLRNTAI from the coding sequence GTGACCATAGTCCAATTGCAGGTGTTTGCAGCAGCAGCGAAGTATAACAGTTTCACCAAAGCTGCCGAGGGTCTTGCGTTTACACAATCAGCGGTCTCCCAGATGATTCAAAGCCTGGAAAAGGAGCTGGGAGTCTTATTGTTCCACCGCAGTCATCAAGGCATTGTTCTGACCCGGGACGGGGAAAACATGCTGAAGCATGCTGAGCTGATTGTCCGCACAGAGCAGATTATGAAAGAGGAGGCGCTGCTGTCCGCAGAACTGCAGACCGGGAATTTACGGATCGGCGCTGCGCCGGATATCGCCTGCCGGTTTATCCCGGAGCTGACAGCGTCTTTTAAGCAGTCGTTTCCAAAGGTGGAGCTTGTGCTGTTCGAAGGAGATTCGCAAGAAATCAATCACTGGATCTCCAGTGGTATCATTGATGTCGGCGTTACAATGTTTCCGGAGCCCCAGTTGTGCACGGTGCCTTTGATTACAGGCGAAATGGTTGTGATTCTGCCCGAGAATCATCCGCTGGGGCAAGAAGGAAGCCTAAGCCTGGAACAGCTCAGAGAGCGCCGCTTCATTATGCCGGGAGACAGGGATCTGCAGAAGCTGATCCTGTCCGGATATTCTTGTATCCATACAACGATAGAGGTTAAAGATATCCATACGATACAGGCCATGGTTCAGGAGGGACTGGGGGTTTCTATTCTGCCGGATTTTTATATTTCCAGACGAATCCCCAAGCTTTCGGTAATCCCGCTTAAGCCTTCTATACAGCAGGGGATTATGTTTGCAGTGAATAATCATGACTGTGTTTCAGCACTGGCCAGGGAGTTTATTAGGAACAGTCTTGAGGATATCCGCACCATGGGGCTTCGTAACACGGCAATATAA
- a CDS encoding MFS transporter — protein MKIRTLQSFLRSYNSAVWIQFTGTVLSALTQFMIRPFLVLYLHDLMDGAVLLPILIVTLQPLCGMAAGIGGGTLSDRFGRKPVMLISLLLQTLSMAGYAVADSVVLFALTSVVNGIGSALFEPAANAQVSDIVRQEQQGEVYALLHMALNIGAAFGPALGLMLFTWNAHVVFWLAALLLGMYSLLLWTRLPAAPPPASHMVRGRKSSNSLSTFKSREMRLILLLTLCYLPLGFLYAQVNSTLPFHLQTHFGNYKAVLTLLLTFNGITVILLQLWIAKATARFSAHKMLGLAYVLLAGAALGYGIAPSLLFLLAAELMFSLGEMLHGPQIRKAISETAPAERLGYAFAIFGLGPQISRTLGPLIGGILLGRWGGAVLFILLAGSFLVIGGLQFKLLKIRSAYQNCRECLPSTTPAP, from the coding sequence ATGAAAATACGCACACTCCAAAGCTTCCTGCGAAGTTATAATTCTGCAGTTTGGATACAATTTACCGGCACGGTCCTCAGCGCGCTGACCCAGTTCATGATCCGCCCTTTTCTGGTGCTCTACTTGCATGACCTCATGGATGGTGCCGTGCTGTTGCCAATTCTTATCGTAACGCTTCAGCCTCTCTGCGGAATGGCCGCAGGAATTGGCGGCGGCACCTTGAGCGACCGGTTCGGGCGCAAGCCGGTGATGTTGATTTCACTGCTGCTGCAAACCCTCTCCATGGCGGGATATGCCGTCGCAGACAGCGTTGTCTTATTTGCCTTGACCTCAGTGGTAAACGGCATCGGCTCTGCCTTGTTCGAGCCCGCCGCAAACGCCCAGGTTTCGGACATTGTGAGGCAGGAGCAGCAGGGAGAAGTATATGCCCTGCTCCACATGGCCCTAAATATCGGAGCAGCCTTCGGTCCCGCACTGGGACTCATGCTGTTCACCTGGAATGCACATGTTGTATTCTGGCTTGCCGCGCTGCTGCTGGGTATGTACTCGCTGCTGCTCTGGACACGTTTGCCGGCAGCGCCGCCTCCAGCTTCTCACATGGTCAGAGGCAGAAAGTCCTCAAACAGCCTTTCCACCTTCAAAAGCCGGGAAATGCGGTTGATTCTGCTGCTGACACTGTGTTATCTGCCGCTGGGATTTCTGTATGCCCAGGTGAATTCGACATTGCCTTTCCATCTCCAAACCCATTTCGGCAATTACAAGGCTGTCCTCACCCTGCTTTTAACCTTCAACGGGATTACAGTCATACTGCTACAGCTGTGGATAGCCAAAGCCACTGCCCGCTTTAGCGCCCACAAGATGCTTGGCCTTGCTTATGTGCTGTTGGCGGGGGCTGCACTTGGCTATGGGATTGCCCCTTCACTCCTGTTTCTTCTGGCTGCAGAGCTGATGTTCTCCCTTGGCGAGATGCTGCACGGACCACAGATCCGCAAAGCAATCTCTGAGACCGCTCCGGCGGAACGGCTAGGGTATGCCTTTGCAATCTTTGGGCTCGGGCCGCAAATATCCAGAACGCTGGGACCGCTGATTGGCGGAATTCTGCTGGGCCGGTGGGGAGGAGCCGTCCTATTCATATTATTGGCGGGTTCATTTCTGGTCATCGGAGGCTTGCAGTTCAAACTCCTGAAGATACGCAGTGCATATCAGAACTGCAGAGAATGTCTGCCGTCTACGACTCCTGCGCCTTAA
- a CDS encoding lipocalin-like domain-containing protein, translating into MNKLVTLAHTNEDYKRLGITKEPAKWEDGMRTDGQAGSYEWWYFDSEFTDGTKIVVVFFTKYEFDLKGEACPTIRFDLTLPDGRSISKKISEEKGSTIRASKETCDVKIDRSSIQYSNGNYLIHFVDDDIEYRCTMNSIVPMWRPKTGHIFFGEKQKDFFAWFVAQPSADLEAVLTVNGQRRELVGNGYHDHNWGNAEMNRLINHWYWCRANIGPYTIISCDIIAEKKYGYTRMPLIMIAKDGKVLEDREENTRIERKDTINHPITKKFMDNQLKFIQSSGNNTSYQIEYHRESDIVASSLLDGMKLSLPMRVVVKVLKMNPTYVRSVGKVKLTVNENGKQKVYQQEGLWEQMFFSNIKDAIICE; encoded by the coding sequence ATGAATAAGCTAGTGACTTTAGCGCATACAAATGAAGATTACAAAAGATTAGGAATCACGAAAGAACCTGCTAAATGGGAAGATGGTATGAGGACGGATGGTCAAGCGGGAAGTTACGAATGGTGGTATTTTGACTCCGAATTTACAGATGGAACTAAAATTGTAGTCGTGTTTTTCACCAAGTATGAGTTCGACCTCAAAGGTGAGGCATGCCCAACGATACGGTTTGATCTGACGTTGCCTGATGGGAGAAGTATTTCGAAAAAAATATCGGAAGAGAAAGGTAGCACTATCCGCGCTTCCAAAGAAACATGCGATGTGAAAATTGATAGAAGTAGTATCCAATATTCCAATGGAAATTATTTGATCCATTTCGTTGACGATGATATTGAATATCGCTGTACCATGAATTCTATCGTGCCCATGTGGAGACCTAAAACAGGACATATATTTTTTGGAGAGAAGCAAAAGGATTTCTTCGCATGGTTCGTAGCCCAGCCTTCTGCCGATCTGGAGGCCGTACTTACTGTGAATGGTCAACGTCGTGAATTAGTCGGTAACGGATATCACGATCATAATTGGGGCAACGCAGAAATGAATAGGCTCATAAATCATTGGTACTGGTGCCGTGCTAATATTGGACCTTATACCATAATATCGTGCGATATCATTGCTGAGAAAAAGTATGGTTATACACGTATGCCTCTCATCATGATCGCTAAGGACGGTAAGGTTCTGGAAGATCGAGAGGAGAACACAAGAATAGAACGAAAGGATACGATTAATCACCCCATTACAAAGAAATTCATGGATAACCAATTGAAGTTTATTCAGTCCTCTGGCAATAACACTTCTTATCAAATTGAGTATCATCGGGAATCTGATATCGTTGCGAGTTCTTTATTGGACGGCATGAAGCTTTCTTTACCTATGCGTGTCGTTGTAAAAGTTTTGAAAATGAATCCAACGTATGTTCGTAGTGTTGGGAAAGTTAAGTTGACAGTCAACGAAAATGGGAAGCAAAAGGTGTATCAGCAGGAAGGTCTGTGGGAGCAGATGTTCTTTAGCAATATCAAAGACGCCATTATTTGTGAATAA